AGCCCGACCTTCACGCTGGTGAATCAATACGGTGTGGAGTGTCCGCTCTATCACCTGGATCTTTACCGGCTGGGGGGCCCGGAGATGCTGGCCGACCTGGGGTATGAAGAAGTCTTCGACGGTGGCGGGCTATGCGCGGTGGAATGGGCCGAGCGCGCCGGGGACCTCCTGCCCGCCGATCGGCTCAACATCTACCTGGCGCACGCGGGCGGGGACCGGCGCACGGTGGAAATTGAAGCGGTTGGTCTCGCGCTGCCGGCGGATCTGGCCGACCGGATTCAGTCGGCCCTGGCGGCGGCAGGGGGCTGAGTCGACGGTCGCGCGGCGGGGTTATTTTCCAAGCTGGCGGAGCGCGTCGCAGAGTTCGCGCGCGCTTGCGTAGCGTTCCTCGGGGTCCTTCGCGATGCACTTCATGATGAGGGCGTCGAGCGCGGGGGGGACGTCTTCGACCCGGCTGCTCGGCGGGGGCGGCGTTTCCTCGATCTGCCGCATAAGCACGTTTCCGGTGCAGAAAACGGGCTCGCCGATCAGCAATTCGTAGAGCACCATGCCCATCGCGTAGATGTCCGAACGGCCGTCGACATCCTGGCCTTTGGCCTGCTCCGGGGACATGTAGCAGGGCGTACCCATCACCACATTGCTTGCCGTAAGGCGCTGGCCGTAGCCCTTGGCCAGGCCGAAGTCCATCAGCTTCACGAGTCCACCCTTGGCGATGAGGATGTTGTCGGGCTTGATGTCCCGGTGCACGATGCCGGCCTGGTGGACGGCGTCGAGCGCGGCGCAGGCCTGCCCGACGATGTTGACCGCTTCGCGGGCGGAGAGCTTGCCCTTCTTCTTCATGAACTGGTTCAGGTTCGGCCCCTCGATGTATTCCATCGCGATATACGAACTGCCCTGCTCCACGCCGATATCGTAGATGCTGAGAATATTGGGATGGGTCACCTGGGCGGCGGCGCGCGCCTCGCGCTGGAAGCGCAGACGATACTCCTCCGACTCATCCACCAGGGAGCCCAGGAATTTGAGGGCCACCGGGCGGTCGAGCTGCGTGTCCCGCGCCTTGTAGACGACGCCCATCCCGCCGCGCCCAAGTTCCCGCTCCAGTTCGTAGCGGTTCTTGAGGCTGTTTTCCACCATGCTCATCACGGGGGACTTGCCCTGCTCGGGGGCGGGCGTGGCCATGGTGGGCATGGAGCCGATGGCGGCGGGCCCCTGTCCGGCGCCCGCCATGGAAATGCGCGATTGCACGCTGGACAGGCGGTGCGCGACATCGCGGTATTCCACGTCAACACTCCGGATTTTCAGCAGCACCTCCCGCGAGGCCTCCAGTTTGCCCAGCTGCTCGTAGGCCAGCGCGAGCATCCAGAAGTAATCGATGTTGTCCTTGCGGACACGCTCGCCTAGCAGGTGGTTTTCGAGCGTGGCGGCGCAGTGGGCGTAGTCCTTCAACTCGTAGAAGGCGCGGCCCAGCAACTGGCGGGATTCGCCGAAGTGGGGGCTGCTTTCCGGGAGCTTCTGAAAAATCCGCACGGCTTCTTCCCAGTGTTTTGCGTGCACCAGCGCGAAGCCCGCTCCGTAAAACTCGCCGGCGCGCTCGTAGTTTTCCGCCGCGAGCTCGGCCTCGTTGGCCTTCATGAAGCAGTCGCCCGCCCGGCGGAAGGCGCCGCCGCCCTCGTAGGCCAGGCCCGCTTCGCGCCATTTGCCGATGGACTCGTAGTAGCGCCCGCCGATTTCCGAGGCGCGCTTGGTTTCGCCCGCCTGCTGCATGCAGCGCGCGGCGGCTTCCAGCTGGCCCGCCTGGAGGAAGGACTCACCGGCCTCGATGAGTTCGCCCGCCTGCTGAAAGAGCTGGGCGGCCAGTTCCGGGCGCTTAACGTGGCGGAGGGTCTTGCCGCAATACAGGGTTACCCGCCGGAGCTGGTCGCCGGGGATCTTTGCGCGCGCGGCGGGATCCTGCAGGAGCTGGGCGCAGGCCTGTGCCGCGGCGGCCAGGTGCGCCGGATCGGGCTGCGGGCCCGAGAAGAACTTTTCGTAGGCGGAGGCGCTGTCCGCGTAGCGTTTGGCAAGGAAGTATGCGTCGCCCGCTTCGGGATACGACTTCGCGAGGAGAAACTGTTTGGCGGCTTTCCGGTAGCGCTTCTTTTCCAGGTAAAAGCGCCCGGCGGTCTGGTGGCTTCCCAGTTTCTGAAGCAGGCGCGCCGCTTTCAGCGGATAGCCGGCTTTGGCCCACTGCTCGGAGGCGTCCTGGTAGCGCCGGGCGCGCTGGTACGACCGCGCCGACTCTTTCGGGCGATCCAGCGACCGGTAGATTTCGCCCAGCTTCTCGTGGTTGCGGGCTTTTTTGAGGCGGGCGATAATGCCCTCGGGGTTCTCGGCGACGGCCTGCTTTTCTTCGGCGGACAACGCGCCCTGACCGGACTTGTTGTATTCGCGCAGGTCCTTGTCGTACTGCCTGCGCCGCCTTCGATCCTTGACGCGCAGGTAGATTTCGTAAAGGAACAGCAGGATCGCCACGGTGCAGGCGATCTTTAGTCCCAGCAGACGCCATCCGGCGCTCATGTCGATCCCGAGATAGGTCACAATCCAGCCGGCCGGAACTTCCAGCAGGCCATTCCAGTACCAATTCAACAGGCGCATCGCGATTCCCCGTGCATCCAGCCGGTCTCCTCCCGTATCACTGCAACGGACAACAGTTTGGCTATCCTACTTGACCGGCTCGCACTGGGACAACTCCGGGAGCGGGGGTTTCAGCATGGGTGGCCTGGAGCACGAATGCAGAGCAATTCACACGGATAAAGATTGGGTACTTGGCCGGCGGGTTGGGTTGGGCTCTATTCGGGTGGCTCCTCAAGATGAGGCGTGTGAAGAGAGGATCATGGAGAGGAAGTGGTATTCGCGCGAAGGCGGAATCTCGGCGATGCCTTGGCCAGAAGATATGACCGCTCCCGACGACGGGTCGGGCGGTCGAATCGCTGCGCCCGCGTATGTTGGTCCGTACATTGGCCGCGGCGCCGGCGCGGTATTGGTAATTCAGGCGGGTAAGCTGCTACAGTACCGCCGCGCCGAGCGCGCCGGAGGAGGAATTTGGAGCGCGGGCGGGGGCAGCCGGGTTTGGCCGCATCGGTTCGCGGCGGCATTCGGACGCGCATGCCTTGAAAATCCGCCCGCTTCCATGCACAATACTTCTGGGAGCGTGCGCTTTCCGGCGGCAGCAGGCATACACCCGATTGACGCCGTATTCGACCGGCGAGGAGCGGAACCGGGGTGGTTTGGAGGATGCCGTCCCGATTGAGTTTCCGCTGCTGTAAGATGAGCCAGGATCAGGAGATACCGTACATTGAGGTATGCCATCATTTCCGACATTCACGCCAATCTTGAGGCGTTTTGCGCGGTCTTGGAAAAGATCGAGGATCTCGGCGTGGATCAAGTGGTTTGCCTGGGGGACGTTGTCGGTTACAACGCAAGCCCGAACGAGTGCGCCGATATTCTGCGGGAGCGGAATATCATGACGGTGCTCGGGAACCACGACGCGGTCGCATGTGGCCTGGAAGAGCCGTGGGGCTTTAATCCAGTGGCCTTGCAGGCGGCGATGTGGACCCGGGAGAACCTGAGCCCGGAGAATCTGGAGTGGCTCAGGAGCCTGCCGGATGTGCTGAATTTTGAGCACTTTGCGGCGGTGCATGGGGCCCCGAAGAACCGAAACACGTACTTGTTTACATGGGAGGACATCCTGCCGCATCTCGCCTTTCTGGAGGAACAGAACTGCAACATCTGTTTCATGGGACACACGCACAGCCCGGGCATTTTTTCAACCGACGGGGTGTATTCCGTGGACGATGACTCCCGGTTCGCCCTGGGCAACGGCAAGAGCTTTTTCATCAATCCGGGGTCGGTTGGACAGCCTCGGGATAGCAATCCGCAAGCGGCGTTTGGTATTCTGGATACAGTCGAAAACGTTTTCGAGCAGGTGCGCATCAAGTATCCAATAGAGAAGGCCGCCCGGCGCGTGATTGAGGCCGGTTTGCCTCAGTTTCTGGCTGAGCGCCTGGCGCTCGGAAAATAGGGAGTCCGCCAGATGCGGCACGGAGAAGTGCACCGCAAGACGAATGAAACGGAGGTTTCTCTCCGGATCGCCATTGATGGCGCCGGGGAATCGGATATCGCCACGGGGGTGGGTTTCTTCGATCACATGCTCACGCACCTGGCGAAGCACGGGCTCTTCGATCTGGAGGTGAAGGCGGTGGGCGATCTACATATCGACGCGCACCACACGGTGGAAGACGTTGGCATCTGTCTGGGAAAAGCGCTGCTGGACGCCGCGGGGGACTTCCGGGGAATCCGCCGCTATGGCCAGGCCTCCATCGTCATGGACGAAGCCCTGGCGGAGGTCGCTGTTGATATGAGCGGACGCCCGTTTCTGGTGTTTAACGCGGAATTTCCCACGGCTACCGTCGGCGGGTTTGACGCGGAACTCGCGCGGGAATTCTGCCAGGCGCTGGCGGTCAACGCCCGCATGACGCTGCACGTGAACTTGCGTTACGGCGCGAACACGCATCATTGTATCGAAGGAATTTTCAAGGCCCTGGCGCGGGCCCTTCGCAACGCGCTTGAACTGGATGCGCGCCAGACGGGCGTGCCGTCGACCAAAGGAATGCTGGAAACGTGATTGCCATTGTAGACTACGGCATGGGAAACCTGCGCAGCGCGCAAAAGGGTTTCGAGAAAGCCGGCTATGAGGCTGTCCTGACCCACGATCCGGCGGAGATTGACGCCGCGGACGGCGTTGTGGTGCCCGGCGTGGGCGCGTTTAAGGATTGCATGGACGGGCTTCGCGAGAAAGGGCTGGTGGAGCCTATTCTGGCGGCGGCGCATGGCGGGAAGCCCTTTATGGGCATCTGCGTGGGCCTCCAGCTGCTCTTCGAATACAGCGAAGAGGGCGAGGGGGCGGCTGGCCTCGGGATTTTCCCGGGCCGGGTGGTCCGTTTTCCGGCTTTTTCGGAGACGGGCCTGAAAGTGCCTCACATGGGTTGGAACCAGCTCGGGCGGGCGAGCGCGCCGGAGGGCGTGGACCTCCTCGAGTATACCGATGGCGCCCCGTACTGCTATTTTGTCCACAGCTATTACGCCATTCCGCAAGACCCGGCGATCACCAAGGCGACATGCTCGTATGGCGTGACCTTTCCGGCGATCGTGGGGCGAGATAATATCGTAGCGACACAGTTTCACCCGGAGAAAAGCCAGGCCGCGGGTATCGCCATTCTGCGCGCTTTCGGCGCGATGGTGTCCAGTGTAAGCCAGGTTTCCTGAAGGTTGGGGAGAGGTTATGATACGACGCATACTGGTGCCTACCGACGGCAGCGACTCATCCCAGGTGGGTGTGAATTACGCCGTGGCGCTCGCGAAGTCCTTCGACGCGCACGTGCAGGGGATATACGTAATCGATATCAAGCTCCTGGAGGGCCCTTTCCTCCAGGACCTTTCGGCGTCGCTGGGCACGGCCCCCTACGTGAATTACCAGGGCAACATCTCGATGCTCCTGGAGGAGCGCGGCAAGAGCGCGCTCCGCGCCTTGAGCGACGCCTGCGAGCGCGCGGGCGTGCGCTGCGACACGGTTCAGGGTTCGGGCGTGGTTTCGCGCGTAATCGTGGAGCACAGCGGCCTGGCGGATCTGATCGTGATGGGCCGGGGGGGCGAGCACAACGAATGGCTTGAGGGCCTCGTGGGTTCCACGGCGGAGGCCGTTATCCGGCGATCCCCGCTTCCCGTGCTGATCACGGGCGCGGAAAGCCTGGGCCGGGAGCGGATACTGGTGGCGTACGATGGCAGTTCGCACGCGCAGAACGCGCTGCGGACGGCGGTTGCGTTTGCGGAAATGTGGAATACGGCCCTGAAAATACTGGTCGTCGGGGAGGATGCCGACAGCCCGGTTGCGGCGGAGGTACAAGCCTACCTGGATGCCCACAAGGTCGATGGGTCCATCCTCCAGGCGAAGGGAGACCCGGGAGAGCAGATCATCGAGCATGCGGGTGCGCTTGGCGCGGATCTGGTGGTGATGGGGGCCTACGGGCACTCCAAGGTTAGAGAGCTTGTCGTTGGTAGTACTACAACGTATGTGATCAACCACGCGTCGTGCCCCGTGCTGCTGGCACGCTGACACGCCCGCGGAGGTGCGAGGACTAGATGGTTATGGCTGAACGCCCAGACGTGCACGAGGCCCTTATTGGCGTGGCGGGAGATTTGCCCGCCCTGCCGGCGGTGGTGGCCGAAGTTTTGCGTGTGACCGAGGATCCGATGTCGTCGACGTCGGATGTCAGCAGAATTGTTCAGAGCGATCCGGCGATGACGGCCAAGGTGCTCCGGGTGAGCAATTCGTCGTACTACGGAATGAAGCAATACGTTGGCACGCTGAAACTGGCGCTGGTCATTCTGGGTGTCCGCCAGGTGCGTAACATCGTGCTGGGCATATCCGTCTTTGAGACGCTCAACGGGCACTCCGATGATGTCCGGATCGCGCAGGACATCTGGAACCGTTCGCTCCACACCGCGGGAATCTGCAAGAAACTCTGCGAGGCGCTGGGCCTGGCCTTTCAGGGCGAAGAGTTCATTGCCGGTTTGCTCTCGGATATCGGCATTATGGGCCTGCTGCGCAAGGATCCGGGGAACTACCGGTCAACGTACGAATCGCTTGGGGACAACCTTGAGTTGCTCCGGCAGGCGGAGCAGGCGCAGTTCAAGTTTACCCATGCCCAGGTGGCGGAGGCGATGGCGGCCCAGTGGAATCTACCGCAGACGCTGACCGATGCGCTCGGGATGCAGTATCCCCGTGAGGGCCAGTCGTTGGCGAACGCCCGCGATCCGAAGCTTGCCGCCGTGTTGCGCATCGCGCGCGCGCTGAATTCCCGCCAGGAAGGGGGGATTGAAGCGGCGCTCGAAGAGGAGGAGGCTTGGGCGGCGCTGGATGGCGCCCGCAATCCCGTGACGCGGGAAGAGCGGCCTGGCCTCCTGGCGAGTGTGCAGGATGAAGTAAACGCGCTGCCGGCCATGTCGCTTTGAGCGGCCGCGCGCGGCCTGGAAATTGAGGTAGCAGTTCGTATGGCATCGAAGGAAAAAGTGGATATTCGGCGTTCGGAGCAGTTCCAGGAAATGGACGACGCCCTGACCCGGGCCATGGCCGAATTGGATTCGACGATAGATCGCGTGAGCGCCCTGTTTCAGCCCGATGGGCCCGACGCCCCTCCTGAGGCGGGCGAAGCGCCGCCCGAAACCGAAACCGCCGCCACCACCGATGCCGCTGAAAAACCAGGCGAGCCGCCGAATGAGGACGCCGAAGGCGGCGAGGGCGGGGACCAGGTATAGGCGGCGCGGCGAGCCGATTGGGCGCCGGCCGCATGATCGTCCATTTCCGCAGGACGGCCCAGGGTGAAACTACACCATGACCGAGCGCCCGCTTCGCATTCTGTTCACCGATCCCCATTCCGATGGCGGGGGGCAGGTGCGGTATATCCAGACGCTTGCCGGCGCGCTGATACGATCGGGGCACGCGGTGTTTATCGGTTGCCGTTCCGGCAGCGCGCTCGCGCGGATCGCGTCTGAGATCGGGGCCACGCCGCTGGACTCCTTCCATTTCGCCAGGGGGCTGCGGATCCGGCGTTGGGTGGAGGATGTTCGCGCCATGCGCGCCCTGCTGCGCCAGATCCGGCCGGACGTTGTGCACGTGAGCGGTTCGCAGGATCATTGGGTGGCCGCGCTCGCCGGCGCCAATGCCTGGCCGGGGTGCTGCCTCATCCGCACCCGGCACAACACCTACAAGGTGAAACGCGGCCTGGCCAACCGGGTGCTGAACCGGCGCTGGACGGCGCACCAGATCACGGTATGCGAGATGGTCCGGCAATCGCTCGCGTCGCATCCGGCTTTTGATCCGGATCGCCTGACCGCGATCCACAACGGTGTTGATACGGTAACCTATCGGCCCGATCCCGAGGCGAGGGCGGCGGCGCGGTCCATGTTCGGCTATACGGACGCCGACTTTGTTTGCGGTATTGCCGCCCGGCTGGTGGAGGCCAAAGGGCACACATTCCTTTTCGATGCGGCGGCGCGCCTCCGGGACGCGATACCGGAGCTGCGCATCCTGGCGCTTGGCCAGGGGGCGCTCGAACCGGCGTTGCGGGCGCAGGTCCGGGCGCTTGGCCTGGAGGGCCGGGTCCAGTTCGCGGGGTACCGGGACGACATGCCGCTTTGCGTGCACGCCTTTGACGTTGGGGTGCTCCCGTCCATCGACTGTGATACCTCCTCCTTCAGCCTCAAGGAGCAGATGGCGGCGGGGCTGCCGGTGGTTGCGTCGGACTACGGCGGGCTCCCCGAGATCGTAACCGATGGCGTGGAGGGATTCGTTGCGCCCCACGGGACGGTTGAGCCCCTGGCGGAGGCGATCGGGCGCCTGGCGCGCGATCCGGCGCTGCGCGAGGCCATGGGTCGGCGAGGCCGGGAGCGCGTGCTTCGGGAGTTCTCCCTGGAGGCGTTTGCGGCGCGCACCGCGAGTGTGTACTGTAGTGTGCTTGCCGGGAAGCATACAACGGGTCTGGAGCGATAACGCGATGAAAATACTGCATCTCGACGAGCAGCGGGGCTGGCGCGGTGGCGAGCAGCAGGCGAGCTGGCTGATTCAGGCTTCCGCCGCGAAGGGGCACGAGTTGTGGATCGCCGGGCGGCCGGACAGCCGATTTCTCGCATCCGATCACGGCGGCGCGGCCTTGACGCGCATTACGCTTCCGTTCTGGGCCGAGTTTGATCTGTACACGGCCTGGCGCCTCGCGCAAACGGTATACGAACACGATATCGACATCATTCACGCGCACACGAGCCACACCCACACGATCGCATGCCTGGCGCGCCTTTTTGCCCGGCGCGGCGCGGTGGTGGTGTCGCGGCGCGTGAGCTTCCCGCCCCGGCGGGATGCGGTGAACCGCTGGAAGTATGGCGCGCCGGATGTGTACCTGGCGGTATCGGAGAAGGTGGCGGAGGTGCTTCGCGAGGCCGGTATTGCCCCGGAGAAGGTCCGCTGTGTGCACAGCGCGGTGGATCCGGAACGCCTCAACGTCGAGAAGGCGGACCGGACCTCGCTGGGCCTGGAGGCGAAGGCGCGTTTCCTGTTTTCGGCCGGCGCGCTGGTGGGGCACAAGGATCACGCGACACTGCTGGACGCCATGCCGAAGGTGCGGGAGGCCTATCCGGAGTCGCGTCTGCTGATTGCGGGCGAGGGCGACCTGCGCGAGCCGCTGGAGGCGCAGATTACGGCGCTCGGTCTCCAGGACATGGTTACTCTGCTGGGGCATCGCGAGGACGTTCCCTCGATCCTGCGCGCGGCCGATCTGTATGTGTCGTCGAGTTGGTCCGAGGGGCTGGGCACATCGGTGCTGGAGGCCCTCGCGTGCGGGGTCCCTGTCGTGGCGACAGTCGCGGGCGGGATTCCAGAGATGATTGAGCCCGGGAAGACGGGCTATCTGGTGGCGAATCGGGATTCCGAGGCGCTGGCGGACGCCATTATCGAGGCGATTGGACACCCCCGTGACGCGAAGAAGTACGCGGAAGCGGGACGGAAACGGGTCGAGCAGGATTTCACCGTTACCGCGATGGTCGAAGGGACGCTTGCGGCCTATGTTGAGACCATGAATCGCGTGAAGGGTATCTCGGAATGAACGAATCCTCCCAGCATGAATTGAAGCGGGGCGCCCTGACGGTGTTGATACTGGTGCCGAACGCGCGGGATCGGATCGCGCGGTGCCTGGAGAGCGTCGCCTGGGCGGATACGGTGTTTTGCGTGGTGGATACGAAGACCGATGACGGTTCGGACGAGATCGCGCGTCAGTCGGGCGCGCGGGTGGTTCGCCACACCTACGAGAACGCCGCCGCGCAACGCAATTGGGCGCTTCCGCAGGTTGAGACCGAATGGACCCTGGTGCTCGACGCGGATGAGTGGGTTTCACCCCCGCTGGCGGCGCGGATTCGGGAGATACTGAGTTCCGGCGACGCGCTCGACGGCTACGATATTAAGCGAGATTCGTATTTCTTCGGGAAGCTGATCCGGCACTGCGGCTGGCACCGCGACTACAACCTGCGGCTGTTCCGGACGGCTTCCGGGCGCTACCTGGAGAAACGGGTGCACTCCCGGGTGGTGGTGCACGGGGACGTGGGGCGTATCGACGCGGTGATGTATCACGATACCTACCGCACCTTCGACGAGTACTTCCGCACGTTCCAGCGGTTCACCACGTGGGGGGCGGAGGATGCCTGGGAACGGGGCAAGCGCGCGCGCCTTCGCGACCTCATGGCGCGGCCGCTCCTGCGCTTCTTCAAGATGTACATTATCCGCCAGGGTTTTCGCGACGGGTACCACGGCGCGGTCCTCTGCGGGCTCTCGGCTTGCTCGGTATTCACGAAATATGCCAAACTGTGGGATTTGGAGCGGCAAGAGAAGGACGGCGGCGCCGGGGGCTGACGCGGCGGAAGTATCAGGTACCAATGAGCTTAGTACGACTGGATAATGTGCGGAAGACCTATGCCGGGCGGGACGTCCTCGACGGCGTCGATTTTCGCGTGGAAGAAGGCGAGCATATTGGCCTGATTGGCCGCAATGGCACCGGCAAGTC
This sequence is a window from Candidatus Hydrogenedentota bacterium. Protein-coding genes within it:
- the tsaE gene encoding tRNA (adenosine(37)-N6)-threonylcarbamoyltransferase complex ATPase subunit type 1 TsaE; this translates as MRLRVETCSPEQTEAIGYVLADCLAPGTLIALFGDLATGKTCLVRGMARRRAGEGAVHSPTFTLVNQYGVECPLYHLDLYRLGGPEMLADLGYEEVFDGGGLCAVEWAERAGDLLPADRLNIYLAHAGGDRRTVEIEAVGLALPADLADRIQSALAAAGG
- a CDS encoding protein kinase, encoding MRLLNWYWNGLLEVPAGWIVTYLGIDMSAGWRLLGLKIACTVAILLFLYEIYLRVKDRRRRRQYDKDLREYNKSGQGALSAEEKQAVAENPEGIIARLKKARNHEKLGEIYRSLDRPKESARSYQRARRYQDASEQWAKAGYPLKAARLLQKLGSHQTAGRFYLEKKRYRKAAKQFLLAKSYPEAGDAYFLAKRYADSASAYEKFFSGPQPDPAHLAAAAQACAQLLQDPAARAKIPGDQLRRVTLYCGKTLRHVKRPELAAQLFQQAGELIEAGESFLQAGQLEAAARCMQQAGETKRASEIGGRYYESIGKWREAGLAYEGGGAFRRAGDCFMKANEAELAAENYERAGEFYGAGFALVHAKHWEEAVRIFQKLPESSPHFGESRQLLGRAFYELKDYAHCAATLENHLLGERVRKDNIDYFWMLALAYEQLGKLEASREVLLKIRSVDVEYRDVAHRLSSVQSRISMAGAGQGPAAIGSMPTMATPAPEQGKSPVMSMVENSLKNRYELERELGRGGMGVVYKARDTQLDRPVALKFLGSLVDESEEYRLRFQREARAAAQVTHPNILSIYDIGVEQGSSYIAMEYIEGPNLNQFMKKKGKLSAREAVNIVGQACAALDAVHQAGIVHRDIKPDNILIAKGGLVKLMDFGLAKGYGQRLTASNVVMGTPCYMSPEQAKGQDVDGRSDIYAMGMVLYELLIGEPVFCTGNVLMRQIEETPPPPSSRVEDVPPALDALIMKCIAKDPEERYASARELCDALRQLGK
- a CDS encoding metallophosphoesterase family protein: MRYAIISDIHANLEAFCAVLEKIEDLGVDQVVCLGDVVGYNASPNECADILRERNIMTVLGNHDAVACGLEEPWGFNPVALQAAMWTRENLSPENLEWLRSLPDVLNFEHFAAVHGAPKNRNTYLFTWEDILPHLAFLEEQNCNICFMGHTHSPGIFSTDGVYSVDDDSRFALGNGKSFFINPGSVGQPRDSNPQAAFGILDTVENVFEQVRIKYPIEKAARRVIEAGLPQFLAERLALGK
- the hisB gene encoding imidazoleglycerol-phosphate dehydratase HisB, encoding MRHGEVHRKTNETEVSLRIAIDGAGESDIATGVGFFDHMLTHLAKHGLFDLEVKAVGDLHIDAHHTVEDVGICLGKALLDAAGDFRGIRRYGQASIVMDEALAEVAVDMSGRPFLVFNAEFPTATVGGFDAELAREFCQALAVNARMTLHVNLRYGANTHHCIEGIFKALARALRNALELDARQTGVPSTKGMLET
- the hisH gene encoding imidazole glycerol phosphate synthase subunit HisH; this encodes MIAIVDYGMGNLRSAQKGFEKAGYEAVLTHDPAEIDAADGVVVPGVGAFKDCMDGLREKGLVEPILAAAHGGKPFMGICVGLQLLFEYSEEGEGAAGLGIFPGRVVRFPAFSETGLKVPHMGWNQLGRASAPEGVDLLEYTDGAPYCYFVHSYYAIPQDPAITKATCSYGVTFPAIVGRDNIVATQFHPEKSQAAGIAILRAFGAMVSSVSQVS
- a CDS encoding universal stress protein gives rise to the protein MIRRILVPTDGSDSSQVGVNYAVALAKSFDAHVQGIYVIDIKLLEGPFLQDLSASLGTAPYVNYQGNISMLLEERGKSALRALSDACERAGVRCDTVQGSGVVSRVIVEHSGLADLIVMGRGGEHNEWLEGLVGSTAEAVIRRSPLPVLITGAESLGRERILVAYDGSSHAQNALRTAVAFAEMWNTALKILVVGEDADSPVAAEVQAYLDAHKVDGSILQAKGDPGEQIIEHAGALGADLVVMGAYGHSKVRELVVGSTTTYVINHASCPVLLAR
- a CDS encoding HDOD domain-containing protein; translated protein: MAERPDVHEALIGVAGDLPALPAVVAEVLRVTEDPMSSTSDVSRIVQSDPAMTAKVLRVSNSSYYGMKQYVGTLKLALVILGVRQVRNIVLGISVFETLNGHSDDVRIAQDIWNRSLHTAGICKKLCEALGLAFQGEEFIAGLLSDIGIMGLLRKDPGNYRSTYESLGDNLELLRQAEQAQFKFTHAQVAEAMAAQWNLPQTLTDALGMQYPREGQSLANARDPKLAAVLRIARALNSRQEGGIEAALEEEEAWAALDGARNPVTREERPGLLASVQDEVNALPAMSL
- a CDS encoding glycosyltransferase family 4 protein, producing MTERPLRILFTDPHSDGGGQVRYIQTLAGALIRSGHAVFIGCRSGSALARIASEIGATPLDSFHFARGLRIRRWVEDVRAMRALLRQIRPDVVHVSGSQDHWVAALAGANAWPGCCLIRTRHNTYKVKRGLANRVLNRRWTAHQITVCEMVRQSLASHPAFDPDRLTAIHNGVDTVTYRPDPEARAAARSMFGYTDADFVCGIAARLVEAKGHTFLFDAAARLRDAIPELRILALGQGALEPALRAQVRALGLEGRVQFAGYRDDMPLCVHAFDVGVLPSIDCDTSSFSLKEQMAAGLPVVASDYGGLPEIVTDGVEGFVAPHGTVEPLAEAIGRLARDPALREAMGRRGRERVLREFSLEAFAARTASVYCSVLAGKHTTGLER
- a CDS encoding glycosyltransferase, translating into MKILHLDEQRGWRGGEQQASWLIQASAAKGHELWIAGRPDSRFLASDHGGAALTRITLPFWAEFDLYTAWRLAQTVYEHDIDIIHAHTSHTHTIACLARLFARRGAVVVSRRVSFPPRRDAVNRWKYGAPDVYLAVSEKVAEVLREAGIAPEKVRCVHSAVDPERLNVEKADRTSLGLEAKARFLFSAGALVGHKDHATLLDAMPKVREAYPESRLLIAGEGDLREPLEAQITALGLQDMVTLLGHREDVPSILRAADLYVSSSWSEGLGTSVLEALACGVPVVATVAGGIPEMIEPGKTGYLVANRDSEALADAIIEAIGHPRDAKKYAEAGRKRVEQDFTVTAMVEGTLAAYVETMNRVKGISE
- a CDS encoding glycosyltransferase family 2 protein, which produces MNESSQHELKRGALTVLILVPNARDRIARCLESVAWADTVFCVVDTKTDDGSDEIARQSGARVVRHTYENAAAQRNWALPQVETEWTLVLDADEWVSPPLAARIREILSSGDALDGYDIKRDSYFFGKLIRHCGWHRDYNLRLFRTASGRYLEKRVHSRVVVHGDVGRIDAVMYHDTYRTFDEYFRTFQRFTTWGAEDAWERGKRARLRDLMARPLLRFFKMYIIRQGFRDGYHGAVLCGLSACSVFTKYAKLWDLERQEKDGGAGG